From Caminibacter mediatlanticus TB-2, the proteins below share one genomic window:
- a CDS encoding OsmC family protein — protein sequence MITIKHKGNFIFEAENEKSKITINPKEYSPIELFITGMAGCTAYDIVDFLKDKLSDFELEVEYDRREEYPRIFTKISLTYHIYSDATDEEVMNFVRSSLKKYCSTTNSLKEDIEFKITLIHNGNVLVLNGDKDLNEDDELTQFLMSCGGG from the coding sequence ATGATTACAATTAAACATAAGGGTAATTTTATTTTTGAAGCTGAAAATGAAAAAAGTAAAATTACTATAAATCCAAAAGAATATTCTCCAATTGAGCTTTTTATAACAGGTATGGCAGGATGCACTGCTTATGATATAGTCGATTTTTTAAAAGATAAACTAAGTGATTTTGAATTAGAAGTAGAATATGATAGAAGAGAAGAGTATCCAAGAATTTTTACAAAAATTTCATTAACTTATCATATCTATTCTGATGCTACTGATGAGGAAGTAATGAATTTTGTAAGAAGTTCGCTTAAAAAATATTGCTCAACTACTAATTCACTAAAAGAAGATATAGAGTTTAAAATTACTCTTATTCATAATGGAAATGTGTTAGTTTTAAATGGAGATAAAGATTTAAATGAAGATGATGAATTAACGCAGTTTCTTATGAGTTGTGGAGGAGGCTGA
- a CDS encoding sterol desaturase family protein, whose translation MKEILLKITSSKINYYLSLLTDLLTAVIFLSLSLYYSKDIFASLALFVVGVIFFTFLEYAVHAWLFHKNHPLKIFIEGHANHHRNPFSYDAMPFFMSLLIASVFAYLLHFIMPLPDALAIVGGMTLGYFNYGIMHHIMHRVEFKDGYWRYMQEFHFVHHKKPKMNHGVTTDIWDRVFGTYYVWSEEDLKGIEKLKRVDEKRPLKAIFDLI comes from the coding sequence ATGAAAGAAATCCTATTAAAAATCACATCAAGCAAAATAAATTATTATTTAAGTTTATTAACAGATTTATTAACAGCAGTTATTTTTCTAAGTTTAAGTTTATATTATTCAAAAGATATTTTTGCAAGTTTAGCTTTATTTGTAGTAGGTGTAATATTTTTTACATTTTTAGAATATGCTGTTCATGCTTGGCTTTTTCATAAAAATCACCCACTAAAAATTTTTATTGAAGGACATGCAAATCATCATAGAAATCCTTTTAGTTATGATGCAATGCCATTTTTTATGTCATTATTAATTGCATCAGTTTTTGCATATTTACTTCATTTTATAATGCCATTGCCTGATGCATTAGCAATAGTTGGAGGAATGACACTTGGATATTTTAATTATGGAATAATGCATCATATCATGCATAGAGTTGAATTTAAAGATGGCTATTGGAGATATATGCAAGAATTTCACTTTGTCCATCACAAAAAACCAAAAATGAACCACGGAGTAACAACTGATATCTGGGATAGAGTATTTGGTACATATTATGTTTGGAGTGAAGAAGATTTAAAAGGAATTGAAAAATTAAAAAGAGTTGATGAAAAAAGACCTCTAAAAGCTATTTTTGATTTAATATAA
- a CDS encoding phosphoribosyltransferase: MIFKDRFEAGKLLAKRLKKLQEEGKIKDPVVLALPRGGVPVGVEIAKALNAPLDLLFVKKIPSPLSEETAIGSVSESGQVFINKDAIEKLALLGVNVDEEYIRQKAIEKINDMAKKRGIYKIKPIPLEGKDVIIVDDGIATGASMYLAAQSVVREHPRSIIIASPVGPMDESILNMLKSVSHHLEILHTPPMFMSVGQWYKDFHQLSDEEVKELLKDIN, translated from the coding sequence ATGATTTTTAAAGATAGATTTGAAGCAGGTAAATTACTTGCTAAAAGACTTAAAAAGTTACAAGAAGAAGGAAAAATTAAAGACCCTGTTGTTTTAGCCTTGCCAAGAGGCGGAGTGCCTGTTGGTGTAGAGATTGCAAAAGCGCTTAATGCACCACTTGATTTACTGTTTGTTAAAAAAATACCTTCTCCTTTAAGTGAAGAGACTGCAATAGGAAGTGTAAGTGAGAGTGGCCAAGTTTTTATTAATAAAGATGCTATTGAGAAATTAGCACTTCTTGGAGTTAATGTTGATGAAGAGTATATTAGACAAAAAGCAATAGAAAAAATAAATGATATGGCAAAAAAAAGAGGAATTTATAAAATTAAGCCAATTCCTCTTGAAGGTAAAGATGTAATTATAGTTGATGATGGTATTGCAACCGGGGCAAGTATGTATCTTGCCGCTCAAAGTGTAGTAAGAGAACATCCAAGAAGTATTATAATAGCTTCACCTGTTGGACCAATGGATGAGAGTATTTTAAATATGTTAAAAAGTGTTTCCCATCATTTAGAAATATTACATACACCACCTATGTTTATGAGTGTAGGACAATGGTATAAAGATTTTCATCAATTAAGTGATGAAGAAGTAAAAGAGTTATTAAAAGATATAAATTAA
- the rgy gene encoding reverse gyrase, whose amino-acid sequence MLEAIYKNRCVRCLGDITSLRLSRGEFCDKCMQEIENLENCNELLNFKKFCEANKKLEEFNNFFKEKTGSTLNSIQKMWAKRYFLDNSFSLLAPTGIGKTTFGLLLSAFVNNSYIIFPTKLLVSQAIERFKLWGIEVLAYTGKKNEKEKIKNGEYNILITTTQFLYKNKKLINKNFDLVFVDDVDSILKSGKKIDDILGLLGFNEEDLQKAMELINKKEYEKISEIAKKKRGNLIVSSATANPKSKRILLFKYLLGFEVSRPNLTLRNIEDLFDEKFSWELSIEWIKKLGIGGLLFLPGNETKEKLYEYLEFLNNKGIKAYSYEEFNDHIDEFKKGECYFVGFASYRNPLARGIDLPQAIRYTLFVGVPKMEFNLNEDNFRSLYLILLSVFPYLMKNNLLDKKEAIEFQNYINFMKKYVFYTILHPKIEEKLRLISTKIKILIKKYENEIKNSPEISFDGEKIITADITGYIQASGRSSRFFNGHLTKGLSLVLVDNKKAFFSLQKKLKWFSEAQFKRVDEVNLEEILEEVEESRKIKKEIKLKTSFVVVESPTKAKTISSFFGKPSRRIINGVSVYEILLEDRNLVIAASVGHDFDLVEDEGDFGVIKKYIPIFKVLGEKDNILKALNLTSSEVEEVYIATDPDREGEKIAFDLTLNNKPFNLNIKRAEFHEITKYAFEDAIKNPREVDLNLVASQFVRRIADRWIGFKVSLYLQKLLKNAHLSAGRVQTPVLKWICERTSKLKEKIYIVRIIFDEIKVDFEFEDKKEAENFYNSLGEYIEIKKISSKEESLLEKPFNTSELLKEASIKLRFSPQKTMQLAQELFENGLITYHRTDSHRISSLGMSIAKEYIKENFGEEFIKLRSFEEGGAHEAIRPTSSIDSEDLRSFIAFKNLELNNEHIKLYDLIFRKFIASQMKEAKVLKETYDILGKNEEFITKIIEDGFNLIYPIKVYNVNEGKKKIEKLKLQKSKYPPYTYADIIELMKQKGIGRPSTYAITIEKLLDRKYIVEKNGYLFATKLGFKVIDRVFNSEYKEFLDEEYTAFLEEIMDKVEQGEVNYKIILEELYQKVILNQK is encoded by the coding sequence TAACATCACTTAGATTAAGTAGAGGGGAGTTTTGCGATAAATGTATGCAAGAGATTGAAAATTTAGAGAACTGTAATGAGTTATTAAATTTTAAAAAATTTTGTGAAGCTAATAAGAAATTAGAAGAATTTAATAATTTCTTTAAAGAAAAAACAGGTAGTACTTTAAATTCTATTCAAAAAATGTGGGCTAAGAGGTATTTTTTAGATAACTCTTTTTCTCTTCTTGCCCCAACAGGAATTGGAAAAACAACATTTGGACTTTTGCTCTCAGCTTTTGTTAATAATTCTTATATTATTTTTCCAACAAAACTTCTTGTAAGCCAAGCTATTGAGAGATTTAAGTTATGGGGAATAGAGGTTTTAGCTTATACTGGTAAAAAAAATGAAAAAGAGAAAATAAAAAATGGTGAATATAATATTTTGATAACTACAACACAATTTTTATATAAAAATAAAAAATTAATTAATAAAAATTTTGATTTAGTTTTTGTTGATGATGTTGATTCTATTTTAAAAAGTGGGAAAAAGATAGATGATATTTTAGGTTTGCTTGGATTTAATGAAGAAGATTTGCAAAAAGCAATGGAGTTAATTAATAAAAAAGAGTATGAAAAAATTAGTGAAATTGCGAAGAAAAAAAGAGGAAATTTAATAGTTTCATCAGCCACTGCAAATCCAAAATCAAAAAGAATTTTACTTTTTAAATATCTTCTTGGTTTTGAAGTTAGTAGGCCAAATTTAACTTTAAGAAATATTGAAGACTTATTTGATGAAAAATTTTCTTGGGAATTATCTATCGAGTGGATAAAAAAATTAGGAATTGGTGGGCTTTTATTTTTACCTGGAAATGAAACAAAAGAAAAACTTTATGAGTATTTAGAATTTTTAAATAATAAAGGAATAAAAGCTTATTCTTATGAAGAGTTTAACGACCATATTGATGAGTTTAAAAAAGGAGAGTGTTATTTTGTAGGTTTTGCAAGTTATAGAAATCCTCTTGCAAGAGGAATTGATTTGCCACAAGCTATTAGATATACTCTTTTTGTAGGCGTCCCTAAAATGGAATTTAATCTAAATGAGGATAATTTTAGGAGTTTATATTTAATTTTACTTAGTGTTTTTCCTTATTTAATGAAAAACAATCTTTTAGATAAAAAAGAAGCAATAGAATTTCAAAATTATATAAATTTTATGAAAAAGTATGTTTTTTATACTATTTTACATCCAAAAATAGAAGAAAAACTTAGATTAATCTCTACAAAAATTAAAATTCTTATTAAAAAATACGAAAATGAGATTAAAAATTCTCCTGAAATTAGTTTTGATGGAGAAAAAATAATTACAGCTGATATTACAGGGTATATTCAAGCAAGTGGAAGAAGTAGTAGATTTTTTAATGGGCATTTAACAAAAGGGCTAAGTTTAGTTTTAGTAGATAATAAAAAAGCATTTTTTTCTTTACAAAAAAAACTTAAATGGTTTAGTGAAGCTCAGTTTAAAAGAGTAGATGAGGTTAATTTAGAAGAGATTTTAGAAGAAGTTGAGGAGAGTAGAAAAATAAAAAAAGAGATAAAACTTAAAACTTCATTTGTAGTAGTAGAATCTCCAACAAAAGCAAAAACAATTAGCAGTTTTTTTGGAAAACCATCAAGAAGAATTATAAATGGAGTTAGTGTATATGAGATATTACTTGAAGATAGAAATTTAGTTATTGCAGCAAGTGTAGGGCACGATTTTGATTTAGTAGAAGATGAAGGAGATTTTGGAGTTATTAAAAAGTATATTCCAATTTTTAAAGTTTTAGGTGAAAAAGACAATATTTTAAAAGCATTAAATTTAACATCAAGTGAAGTAGAAGAAGTTTATATCGCAACTGACCCAGATAGAGAAGGTGAAAAAATTGCGTTTGATTTAACTTTGAATAATAAACCATTTAATTTAAATATAAAAAGGGCTGAGTTTCACGAAATTACTAAATATGCTTTTGAAGATGCTATAAAAAATCCAAGAGAAGTTGATTTAAATTTAGTTGCTTCTCAATTTGTTAGAAGAATTGCAGATAGGTGGATTGGTTTTAAGGTTTCTTTATATTTACAAAAACTTCTAAAAAATGCTCATTTATCAGCAGGAAGAGTTCAAACTCCTGTTTTAAAGTGGATTTGTGAGAGGACATCAAAATTAAAAGAAAAGATTTATATAGTCAGAATTATTTTTGATGAGATAAAAGTCGATTTTGAGTTTGAAGATAAAAAAGAGGCTGAGAATTTTTATAATAGTTTAGGAGAATATATTGAAATTAAAAAAATTTCTTCAAAAGAAGAATCTCTATTAGAAAAACCTTTTAATACCTCAGAATTATTAAAAGAAGCCTCAATAAAACTTAGATTTTCTCCTCAAAAGACAATGCAACTTGCACAAGAGTTATTTGAAAATGGGCTTATAACATATCATAGAACTGATTCTCATAGAATTTCATCTCTTGGTATGAGTATTGCAAAAGAGTATATAAAAGAAAATTTTGGTGAAGAGTTTATAAAACTTAGAAGTTTTGAAGAAGGGGGTGCACATGAAGCAATAAGACCTACTTCTTCAATAGATAGTGAAGATTTAAGAAGTTTTATTGCGTTTAAAAATTTAGAATTAAATAATGAGCATATAAAATTGTATGATTTAATTTTTAGAAAGTTTATAGCCTCTCAAATGAAAGAAGCAAAAGTTTTAAAAGAAACTTATGATATTTTAGGTAAAAATGAAGAGTTTATTACTAAAATTATTGAAGATGGTTTTAATTTGATTTATCCTATTAAGGTGTATAATGTAAATGAAGGCAAAAAGAAAATAGAAAAACTAAAACTTCAAAAATCCAAATATCCTCCATATACTTATGCAGATATAATTGAACTTATGAAGCAAAAAGGAATAGGAAGACCTTCAACTTATGCGATTACTATTGAAAAGTTACTTGATAGAAAATATATAGTTGAAAAAAATGGATATCTTTTTGCTACAAAACTTGGATTTAAGGTAATTGATAGAGTATTTAATAGTGAATATAAAGAGTTTTTAGATGAAGAATATACTGCATTTTTAGAAGAGATTATGGATAAAGTTGAACAAGGAGAAGTTAATTATAAAATTATTTTAGAAGAGCTTTATCAAAAAGTTATATTAAATCAAAAATAG